One window of Brachybacterium ginsengisoli genomic DNA carries:
- a CDS encoding siderophore ABC transporter substrate-binding protein, translating into MAHLTRRAVGALTAAGTLGLALTACGAGSVATDAADAADGSAGAAAEVEDNNGTHTVPTPPASVVATDNRTFETLADWGVTLTAAARTLMPSTNPLKDDDSIIDLGNHREPDLEAVVAAEPTLILNGQRFADYHDDFVKLAPEAVILELDPRDGEPFADELKRQVDVLGTIFGKEEEAAKLGTDLDAAMERIVAAYDGTSTVMAVTTSGGEIGFIAPGQGRTLGWAFEALGLVPALEVQGASDDHQGDDISVEAIAEANPDWILVMDRDAAISADDPEFTPANEVLAASEALAGVTAVTEGNVLYMPADTYTNESIQTYTEYFTALADAFEASA; encoded by the coding sequence ATGGCCCACCTGACCCGCCGCGCCGTCGGCGCACTCACCGCCGCCGGAACCCTCGGCCTGGCCCTGACCGCCTGCGGAGCCGGCTCCGTCGCGACCGATGCCGCGGACGCGGCCGACGGGTCCGCCGGGGCCGCCGCCGAGGTCGAGGACAACAACGGCACGCACACCGTGCCCACCCCGCCCGCCTCCGTGGTCGCCACCGACAACCGCACCTTCGAGACCCTCGCGGACTGGGGCGTCACCCTCACTGCGGCGGCCCGCACCCTGATGCCGTCCACGAACCCGCTCAAGGACGACGACTCGATCATCGACCTCGGCAACCACCGCGAGCCGGACCTCGAGGCCGTGGTCGCCGCCGAGCCCACCCTGATCCTGAACGGCCAGCGCTTCGCCGACTATCACGACGACTTCGTCAAGCTCGCCCCCGAGGCCGTGATCCTCGAGCTGGATCCGCGCGACGGCGAGCCCTTCGCCGACGAGCTCAAGCGCCAGGTCGACGTGCTCGGCACGATCTTCGGCAAGGAGGAGGAGGCCGCGAAACTCGGCACCGACCTCGACGCCGCGATGGAGCGGATCGTCGCCGCCTACGACGGCACCTCCACGGTCATGGCCGTCACCACCTCCGGCGGCGAGATCGGCTTCATCGCCCCCGGCCAGGGCCGCACCCTCGGCTGGGCGTTCGAGGCGCTCGGCCTCGTCCCCGCGCTCGAGGTCCAGGGTGCGAGCGATGACCATCAGGGCGACGACATCTCCGTCGAGGCGATCGCGGAGGCGAACCCCGACTGGATCCTCGTGATGGACCGGGACGCCGCGATCTCCGCCGACGACCCCGAGTTCACCCCCGCCAACGAGGTCCTCGCCGCCTCCGAGGCGCTCGCCGGGGTCACCGCGGTCACCGAGGGCAACGTGCTCTACATGCCGGCCGACACGTACACCAACGAGTCGATCCAGACCTACACCGAGTACTTCACCGCGCTCGCCGACGCCTTCGAGGCCTCGGCCTGA
- a CDS encoding DedA family protein: MDLLHLLMDPASLLERFGDAFWWLSHLIVFVECGLFFPILPGDSLLFAIGMFSHEGLLAVPVLLSVLTLFVAAFAGNVVGYEIGRAVGDRLYRRDGRFLKRAYFDHTIEFFEKYGRRALVLGRFVPIVRTFVTVVAGVGHMPRRVFLTWSAIGAAVWVSLIVGLGYALGGVPLIRDHLEAVVLGMVLISVLPMVIAALRKRSARTAADAGPRTV, encoded by the coding sequence ATGGACCTCCTCCATCTGCTGATGGACCCCGCGAGCCTGCTCGAGCGCTTCGGCGACGCCTTCTGGTGGCTCTCCCACCTGATCGTGTTCGTGGAGTGCGGGCTGTTCTTCCCGATCCTGCCGGGGGACTCGCTGCTCTTCGCGATCGGCATGTTCAGCCACGAGGGGCTGCTGGCCGTGCCTGTCCTGCTCTCCGTGCTCACGCTGTTCGTCGCGGCGTTCGCCGGCAACGTGGTGGGGTACGAGATCGGGCGCGCCGTCGGCGACCGGCTCTACCGGCGCGACGGGCGCTTCCTCAAGCGGGCCTACTTCGACCACACGATCGAGTTCTTCGAGAAGTACGGCCGCCGCGCCCTCGTGCTGGGGCGCTTCGTGCCCATCGTGAGGACCTTCGTGACCGTGGTGGCCGGGGTGGGCCACATGCCGCGGCGCGTGTTCCTCACCTGGTCCGCGATCGGCGCGGCCGTGTGGGTGTCGCTCATCGTGGGCCTCGGGTACGCCCTGGGCGGCGTGCCGCTGATCCGGGACCACCTCGAGGCCGTCGTGCTGGGGATGGTGCTGATCTCGGTGCTGCCCATGGTCATCGCGGCCCTGCGCAAGCGGTCCGCGCGCACGGCGGCCGACGCCGGACCTCGCACCGTGTGA